A part of Anser cygnoides isolate HZ-2024a breed goose chromosome 15, Taihu_goose_T2T_genome, whole genome shotgun sequence genomic DNA contains:
- the LOC106041222 gene encoding lipopolysaccharide-induced tumor necrosis factor-alpha factor homolog — protein MASEKGRVEIPMVMYEQQEPYRQEPSAPEYCSQEGGYEYPPPPPYSYHETTTVEQPVYLVSQPPIIVAGIFSSRPTSTICPSCRQHITTQVTYRLGRLSYLLCTSLCMVGCCFGCCFVPFFVKIFKDADHYCPCCHFHIYRYKRL, from the exons ATGGCTAGTGAGAAGGGACGTGTGGAAATTCCCATGGTTATGTATGAACAGCAAGAACCCTACAGGCAAGAACCCTCTGCACCAGAGTACTGCAGCCAAGAGG gGGGTTATGAatatcctcctcctccaccttaCTCCTATCATGAAACAACCACCGTTGAGCAACCAG TTTACCTGGTGTCTCAGCCTCCGATCATAGTAGCAGGAATCTTCTCAAGCAGACCAACATCCACAATATGTCCTTCCTGCCGCCAGCACATCACCACACAGGTCACCTACAGGCTGGGCAGACTGTCTTACCTTCTGTGCACCAGCTTGTGTATGGTTGG GTGCTGTTTTGGATGCTGCTTTGTACCTTTCTTCGTGAAGATCTTCAAGGATGCAGACCATTACTGCCCATGCTgccattttcatatttatagaTACAAAAGACTATAA
- the USP7 gene encoding ubiquitin carboxyl-terminal hydrolase 7 isoform X2 codes for MADGHNNTEEDMEDDTSWRSEATFQFTVERFNRLSESVLSPPCFVRNLPWKIMVMPRLYPDRPHQKSVGFFLQCNAESDSTSWSCHAQAVLKIINYKDDEKSFSRRISHLFFHKENDWGFSNFMAWSEVTDPEKGFIEEDKVTFEVYVQADAPHGVAWDSKKHTGYVGLKNQGATCYMNSLLQTLFFTNQLRKAVYMMPTEGDDSSKSVPLALQRVFYELQHSDKPVGTKKLTKSFGWETLDSFMQHDVQELCRVLLDNVENKMKGTCVEGTIPKLFRGKMVSYIQCKHVDYRSERIEDYYDIQLSIKGKKNIFESFIDYVAVEQLDGDNKYDAGEHGLQEAEKGVKFLTLPPVLHLQLMRFMYDPQTDQNIKINDRFEFPEQLPLDEFLQKTDPKDPANYILHAVLVHSGDNHGGHYVVYLNPKGDGKWCKFDDDVVSRCTKEEAIEHNYGGHDDDLSVRHCTNAYMLVYIRESKLSEVLQPVTDHDIPQQLVERLQEEKRIEAQKRKERQEAHLYMQVQIVAEDQFCGHQGNDMYDEEKVKYTVFKVLKNSTLTEFVQNLSQTMGFPQDQIRLWPMQARSNGTKRPAMLDNEADGNKTMIELSDNENPWTIFLETVDPEMAATGATLPKFDKDHDVMLFLKMYDPKTRSLNYCGHIYTPISCKIRDLLPVMCERAGFPQETNLILYEEVKPNLTERIQDYDVSLDKALDELMDGDIIVFQKDDPENDNSELPTAKEYFRDLYHRVDVIFCDKTIPNDPGFVVTLSNRMNYFQVAKTVAQRLNTDPMLLQFFKSQGYRDGPGNPLRHNYEGTLRDLLQFFKPRQPKKLYYQQLKMKITDFENRRSFKCIWLNSQFREEEITVYPDKHGCVRDLLEECKKVVELSEKGSGKLRLLEIVSYKIIGVHQEDELLECLSPATSRTFRIEEIPLDQVDIDKENEMLITVAHFHKEVFGTFGIPFLLRIHQGEHFREVMKRIQTMLDIQEKEFEKFKFAIVMMGRHQYLNEDEYEVNLKDFEPQPGNMSHPRPWLGLDHFNKAPKRSRYTYLEKAIKIHN; via the exons GTCGTGGTCTTGTCATGCGCAAGCAGTTCTCAAGATAATAaactacaaagatgatgaaaaatcATTCAGCCGTCGTATTAGTCACTTGTTCTTTCATAAGGAAAATGACTGGGGCTTTTCCAACTTTATGGCCTGGAGT GAAGTTACTGATCCTGAAAAAGGCTTTATAGAAGAGGACAAAGTTACTTTTGAAGTCTACGTTCAAGCAGATGCTCCACATGGAGTGGC GTGGGATTCAAAGAAGCACACAGGATATGTTGGCTTGAAGAACCAGGGAGCAACTTGTTACATGAACAGTTTGTTACagactttatttttcacaaatcaACTACGAAAG GCGGTGTACATGATGCCCACTGAAGGAGATGATTCATCCAAAAGTGTTCCTCTAGCATTGCAAAGAGTGTTTTATGAGCTGCAACATAGTGACAAACCAGTTGGAACTAAAAAGTTAACAAAATCTTTTGG GTGGGAAACTTTAGACAGCTTCATGCAACATGATGTCCAGGAATTATGTCGAGTG ctgcttGATAAcgtggaaaataaaatgaaaggcaCGTGTGTAGAAGGCACTATTCCTAAATTGTTCAGAGGGAAGATGGTG TCTTATATCCAATGCAAACACGTAGACTATCGATCGGAACGAATAGAAGATTATTATGACATCCAACTAAGtataaagggaaagaaaaata tttttgaGTCCTTCATTGACTATGTTGCAGTGGAACAGTTGGATGGTGATAACAAGTATGATGCAGGAGAACATGGCTtgcag GAGGCAGAGAAGGGTGTAAAGTTTCTCACGTTGCCACCAGTGCTACACCTACAGCTCATGAGATTTATGTATGATCCTCAGACTGACCAGAACATCAAGATAAATGATAG GTTTGAGTTTCCTGAACAGTTGCCACTAGATGAATTTTTGCAAAAAACAGATCCTAAAGATCCTGCAAATTACATTCTTCATGCAGTTCTAGTACACAGTGGAGATAACCATGGTGGACATTACGTTGTTTACTTAAATCCAAAGGGTGATGGCAAA TGGTGTAAATTTGATGACGATGTTGTATCAAGATGTACAAAGGAAGAAGCGATTGAACACAACTATGGAGGCCATGATGATGACTTATCTGTACGACACTGTACCAATGCGTACATGTTGGTTTACATCAGGGAATCAAAATTAA GTGAAGTTTTGCAGCCTGTCACAGACCATGATATTCCTCAACAACTTGTAGAAAGGctacaagaagagaaaagaatagaggctcagaagaggaaggagaggcagGAAGCTCATCTCTACATGCAAGTGCAG aTAGTAGCAGAGGATCAGTTCTGTGGCCACCAAGGCAATGATATGTACGATGAAGAAAAAGTGAAGTATACTGTTTTCAAAGTATTAAAAAACTCCACGCTTACGGAATTTGTTCAAAACCTCTCTCAAACAATG GGATTTCCGCAGGATCAGATCAGATTATGGCCAATGCAAGCTAGAAGTAATGGAACGAAAAGACCTGCAATGTTAGATAATGAAGCAGATGGCAATAAAACA ATGATTGAGCTCAGTGACAATGAAAATCCATGGACAATATTTTTGGAAACAGTAGATCCAGAGATGGCTGCTACTGGAGCAACATTACCCAAGTTTGATAAAGATC ATGATGTAATGTTGTTCCTGAAAATGTATGATCCGAAGACTCGGAGTTTGAATTATTGTGGACATATCTACACACCTATATCCTGTAAAATAC GTGACTTGCTTCCAGTTATGTGTGAGAGAGCAGGATTTCCACAAGAAACTAACCTTATCCTCTATGAG GAAGTTAAACCCAATTTAACAGAAAGGATTCAGGACTATGATGTATCTCTTGATAAAGCTCTTGATGAACTCATGGATGGTGACATCATAGTGTTTCAgaa GGATGATCCAGAAAATGATAACAGCGAACTACCAACAGCTAAAGAATACTTCAGAGACCTCTATCATCGAGTGGATGTCATTTTCTGTGATAAAACCATCCCCAATGACCCTGGCTTTGTTGTTACTTTATCCAATAGAATGAACTACTTTCAG GTTGCAAAGACAGTTGCACAAAGACTTAATACGGATCCAATGCTATTACAGTTTTTCAAGTCTCAAGG ttATAGGGATGGCCCTGGCAATCCTCTTAGGCATAATTATGAAGGTACTTTAAGAGAtcttctgcagttcttcaagCCTAGGCAACCTAAAAAACTTTACTATCAACAG ctcaaaatgaaaataactgattttgaaaacagaagaagtTTTAAATGCATATGGCTAAATAGCCAGTTTAGGGAAGAG GAAATAACAGTATATCCAGATAAGCATGGGTGTGTGCGGGACCTGTTAGAAGAATGTAAAAAAGTTGTAGAACTCTCTGAAAAAGGTTCAGGGAAATTAAG GCTGCTAGAAATAGTAAGTTACAAAATAATTGGTGTCCATCAGGAAGATGAGCTGTTAGAGTGTTTGTCACCTGCAACAAGTCGAACGTTTCGAATAGAG GAAATTCCTCTGGACCAGGTAGATATagataaagaaaatgagatgcTAATCACAGTGGCACATTTCCACAAAGAGGTTTTTGGGACATTTGGAATTCCATTCTTGCTGAGGATACACCAG GGTGAACACTTCAGAGAAGTTATGAAGCGGATTCAGACAATGCTGGACatacaagaaaaagaatttgaaaag TTTAAATTTGCAATTGTAATGATGGGCCGACACCAATATCTCAATGAAGATGAGTATGAAGTGAACTTGAAAGATTTTGAGCCCCAACCTG gcAACATGTCTCATCCAAGGCCATGGCTAGGGCTTGACCATTTCAATAAAGCCCCAAAGAGAAGTCGCTACACTTACCTtgaaaaagctattaaaatccATAACTGA